The following coding sequences are from one Ctenopharyngodon idella isolate HZGC_01 chromosome 17, HZGC01, whole genome shotgun sequence window:
- the nenf gene encoding neudesin: METQIDTPMTTRKLQPQTPFLQTSSRKSTMFYARSVVLYALLCICSTNDSKIKNASIPVRLFTEEELQRYDGSEDGQPIYMAIKGVVFDVTTGKEFYGKGAPYNALVGKDSTRAVAKMSLDPADLTHDITGLTESQLQSLEQIFKGTYKAKYPIVGYTSRRVLNEDGSPNKDFKPEDQPNFNIKDEF, translated from the exons ATGGAAACACAGATAGACACTCCCATGACAACAAGGAAACTACAGCCGCAGACTCCGTTCCTACAAACCTCATCACGAAAGTCCACAATGTTTTATGCCCGTAGTGTTGTATTATACGCGTTACTATGTATTTGTTCCACAAATGATAGTAAAATTAAAAACGCATCGATACCAGTGCGTCTGTTTACCGAGGAAGAGTTGCAAAGATACGATGGGAGCGAG GATGGGCAACCAATTTACATGGCCATTAAAGGAGTAGTGTTTGACGTCACAACTGGAAAAG AATTTTACGGAAAGGGAGCACCTTATAATGCCCTTGTGGGCAAGGACTCAACTAGAGCTGTAGCCAAAATGTCCCTTGACCCAGCCGATCTCACACATGACATT ACGGGCCTCACTGAGAGTCAACTTCAATCCCTCGAGCAGATATTCAAAGGCACATACAAAGCAAAGTACCCTATTGTGGGATATACCAGCAGGCGCGTTCTCAATGAGGATGGCAGCCCCAATAAAGACTTCAAACCTGAAGACCAACCTAATTTCAACATTAAAGATGAATTTTGA
- the ezra gene encoding ezrin a isoform X2: MPSWNLQSSRLHQANSSLSRVLDQHKLSKEQWEERIQIWHEEHRAILKEDAMLEYLKISQDLEMYGVNYFDIKNKKGTDLWLGVDALGLNIYEKDDRLTPKIGFPWSEIRNISFNDKKFIIKPIDKKSPDFVFYASRLRINKRILHLCMGNHELYMQRRKPDTIEVQQMKAQAREEKHQRQMERAQLENEKKKREAIEKEKEMVEREKQEMMMKLFQFEEQTKKVERDLREQFERARVLEEERRRVEEEAARLEAERQAALMAKEELARQAEDQMKTQEQLAADLAEYTAKIALLEEARRVKEEEANEWQNRAKEVQDDLEKTREELQHVMASPVTAAPMAAPMAARAMMEEPLENDHDDHEENNSTYSAEFLVEGIEDHRNEEERITEAEKNERVQKQLMALSSELADARDNSKKTQNDILHNENVLAGRDKYKTLRQIRMGNTKQRIDEFEAL, encoded by the exons ATGCCGAGCTGGAATTTGCAATCCAGTCGGTTACATCAGGCAAACAGCTCTTTGAGCAG AGTGCTTGACCAGCACAAACTGTCTAAAGAACAATGGGAGGAGAGGATCCAGATTTGGCATGAGGAGCACAGAGCAATCCTCAA GGAAGATGCCATGCTGGAGTATCTAAAGATCTCACAGGATTTGGAGATGTATGGCGTCAATTATTTTGACATCAAGAACAAGAAAGGAACAGACCTGTGGTTAGGCGTGGATGCTTTGGGTCTTAACATCTATGAAAAAGATGACAG ACTGACTCCAAAGATTGGATTTCCTTGGAGTGAAATAAGGAACATCTCATTCAACGACAAGAAGTTCATAATTAAACCCATTGACAAAAAGTCTCCT GACTTTGTGTTCTATGCGTCTCGTCTACGTATTAACAAGCGCATCCTGCACCTGTGCATGGGAAACCATGAACTTTACATGCAACGCAGGAAACCTGATACCATTGAGGTGCAGCAGATGAAGGCACAAGCCAGAGAGGAGAAACACCAGAGACAGATGGAGAG AGCCCAGCTAGagaatgagaagaaaaaaagggaggcaatagagaaagaaaaagagatggtggagagagagaagcagGAGATGATGATGAAGCTTTTCCAGTTTGAAGAGCAGACCAAAAAGGTTGAGAGAG ATCTGAGAGAGCAGTTTGAGAGGGCACGGGTATTGGAGGAAGAGAGGCGACGAGTAGAGGAAGAGGCAGCACGTTTGGAGGCTGAGAGACAGGCGGCACTGATGGCTAAAGAAGAGCTGGCCAGGCAAGCTGAGGATCAGATGAAAACTCAGGAACAACTG GCAGCAGATCTGGCTGAGTACACTGCAAAGATTGCCTTGCTGGAGGAAGCCAGGAGAGTCAAGGAAGAGGAAGCCAATGAATGGCAGAACAGG GCTAAAGAGGTGCAGGATGATCTGGAGAAGACCCGTGAGGAGTTGCAGCATGTTATGGCGTCCCCTGTGACTGCTGCCCCCATGGCTGCCCCCATGGCTGCCCGGGCCATGATGGAGGAGCCCTTGGAGAACGATCATGATGATCATGAGGAGAACAATAGCACCTACAGTGCTGAGTTCCTTGTGGAGGGCATAGAGGACCACCGCAATGAGGAGGAGCGCATCACAGAGGCAGAGAAGAACGAACGTGTGCAGAAACAGCTCATG gCCCTGAGCTCTGAGCTGGCCGATGCCCGAGATAACTCTAAGAAGACTCAGAACGACATTCTGCACAATGAAAATGTACTAGCCGGGAGGGACAAGTACAAGACGCTTCGTCAGATCCGCATGGGCAACACCAAGCAGAGAATAGATGAGTTTGAAGCCTTGTAG
- the pacc1 gene encoding proton-activated chloride channel, with protein MLRRDTSRSYQEFNGEDCAGPLGSYQNNDVSEVEHDEASCDPLPDEDAVDGNLMPIGFNKACLKNVFTVILVLIYLLLTTVAVFLAYQTISDFMEKLNHPVMSVSYKEVEEFSAPGIALYPGKAQLLSCMHHYHDNIPPLVASGRLEEVNCITEEVIYHGPYSNQTQKRAVVVRGPTDVRNRELIFLQFSRNETEEDFSAISYMIFATFSDMLKSSNKAAFMMDCERNYSMWTFSGGFRTWVKMSLVKTSGRGNESVEFRQESSVVKYIDKRPPQEQANELFFVVFQWRDPFIQQVQDIVTANPWNTIAILCGVFMALFKAADFAKLSIKWMIKIRKRHTRAKLRELNQIS; from the exons ATGCTGAGGAGAGACACATCTCGATCTTATCAGGAG TTCAATGGTGAGGACTGTGCTGGGCCACTTGGGTCTTACCAGAACAATGATGTTTCTGAAGTGGAGCATGATGAAGCAAGCTGTGACCCTTTACCAG ATGAGGATGCTGTGGACGGCAATCTAATGCCCATTGGTTTCAACAAAGCTTGCCTGAAGAATGTTTTCACAGTCATCCTTGTCCTCATTTACTTGCTGCTCACTACGGTGGCCGTGTTCTTGGCCTACCAAACCATTTCAGACTTCATGGAGAAGCTCAACCATCCAGTGATGTCTGTTTCATACAAAGAAGTTGAGGAGTTTTCTGCACCAG GAATTGCTTTGTATCCTGGGAAGGCGCAGTTATTAAGTTGCATGCATCACTATCATGACAACATTCCACCTCTTGTTGCATCGGGCAGACTAGAGGAAGTAAACTGTATAACGGAGGAAGTCATTTACCATGGGCCATATTCAAACCAGACCCAA AAGCGAGCCGTAGTGGTTAGAGGGCCGACTGATGTGAGGAACCGGGAACTTATATTCCTTCAGTTCAGTCGGAATGAAACGGAGGAGGATTTCAGCGCTATCAGTTACATGATTTTTGCCACATTCAGTGACATGCTTAAAAG CTCAAATAAAGCAGCTTTTATGATGGATTGTGAAAGGAACTACTCCATGTGGACCTTCTCTGGAGGCTTTCGGACATGGGTCAAAATGTCTTTGGTCAAGACGTCAGGCAGAGgaaatgaatcagttgaatttCGACAGGAG tCCAGTGTGGTGAAGTACATCGACAAGAGGCCGCCACAGGAGCAAGCCAATGAGCTTTTCTTTGTCGTGTTCCAATGGCGAGATCCATTTATACAGCAAGTGCAAGAT ATAGTCACAGCAAACCCGTGGAACACTATAGCCATATTGTGTGGCGTCTTCATGGCTCTGTTTAAAGCAGCAGACTTTGCCAAACTCAGCATTAAGTGGATGATCAAAATCCGTAAAAGACACACAAGAGCAAAATTGAGAGAACTGAACCAAATAAGCTAA
- the tagapa gene encoding T cell activation RhoGTPase activating protein a isoform X2, giving the protein MKVLSGHGVSKSLTQNSVDLFIMPATAVTMNTGLSLSQQTNANLTRISHTGNSNINQRRWRSVIHKVQKRRVHPKNKLFGRALSDICQKDGCPPKPIMDILTLLLRTGLCTEGVFRKAGNARALREIKAQLNDGIEVDLNNQSVFLLADLVKHFLKELPGSLLMVEKTKSWMTAMEKEDEVQKCAEIKMVISTLPEPNIQLLKHLIVLLHLISENAEMNKMGPLNLATCVSPNLLQTDNLEKTEEVSVQ; this is encoded by the exons ATGAAGGTGCTGAGTGGTCACGGCGTG tctAAATCGTTGACCCAAAACAGCGTGGACCTATTCATCATGCCAGCCACAGCT GTTACAATGAATACGGGACTCTCCCTTAGTCAGCAGACTAATGCCAATCTGACCAGAATCTCCCACACTG GAAACTCAAACATCAATCAAAGGCGTTGGAGGAGTGTGATTCACAAAGTACAGAAAAGACGTGTACATcccaaaaacaagctgtttgGGCGAGCCTTGTCTGATATTTGTCAGAAAGATGGGTGTCCTCCCAAACCAATTATG GATATCCTTACATTGCTGCTGAGAACGGGTCTGTGCACCGAGGGGGTGTTCAGGAAGGCAGGCAACGCCAGAGCGCTGAGAGAGATCAAGGCGCAGCTCAACGATGGGATAGAAGTGGATCTGAATAATCAGTCAGTCTTTTTGCTTGCGGATCTTGTCAAG CATTTTCTTAAAGAACTGCCTGGCAGTTTGCTAATGGTGGAGAAGACCAAATCCTGGATGACTGCAATGGAAAAGGAAGATGAAGTTCagaagtgtgctgaaatcaaaat GGTGATCAGCACGCTTCCTGAGCCAAATATTCAGCTCTTGAAACACTTGATTGTTCTACTCCACCTTATAAGTGAGAACGCAGAAATGAACAAGATGGGTCCTCTCAATCTAGCTACATGTGTTTCCCCCAACTTGCTCCAAACAGACAACTTGGAAAAGACGGAAGAGGTGAGTGTACAGTGA
- the tagapa gene encoding T cell activation RhoGTPase activating protein a isoform X1, which produces MKVLSGHGVSKSLTQNSVDLFIMPATAVTMNTGLSLSQQTNANLTRISHTGNSNINQRRWRSVIHKVQKRRVHPKNKLFGRALSDICQKDGCPPKPIMDILTLLLRTGLCTEGVFRKAGNARALREIKAQLNDGIEVDLNNQSVFLLADLVKHFLKELPGSLLMVEKTKSWMTAMEKEDEVQKCAEIKMVISTLPEPNIQLLKHLIVLLHLISENAEMNKMGPLNLATCVSPNLLQTDNLEKTEEVTKLTKFLIENCNKIFGEDAMMLFGDSDEDELSDNQDSFSSHHHDSAYDSNDPDADKGSYSDMDSIKSGVEEGAQKHSSTVEPWTTKLLTRRRSEPAIVFTEGVRHLVLSRSQTEMDFYDKQLTKQISDDCIVFRAGNSLGKSCCLPPKTGARTTSKGSYCSSSSLESCFSSASESSIHSSPIMPSCNQRKALSRKHSYPTRPSAPAPNRCETPKRRSQSMKSAHIRSRTVFGRSGSTKRAIERALRHSQTEPELPNPNPEPRFLSSEEIFQQVDSRIPSDPPSYQQAVEDNSHVALSSRKSLTVHDVRCLSKKTCNCSRSSSEETLDSPSGNEHFDIHNRDSKETCCDSMSGSSSELRQRSTSESVCEASLPEWCSQEHLRETYV; this is translated from the exons ATGAAGGTGCTGAGTGGTCACGGCGTG tctAAATCGTTGACCCAAAACAGCGTGGACCTATTCATCATGCCAGCCACAGCT GTTACAATGAATACGGGACTCTCCCTTAGTCAGCAGACTAATGCCAATCTGACCAGAATCTCCCACACTG GAAACTCAAACATCAATCAAAGGCGTTGGAGGAGTGTGATTCACAAAGTACAGAAAAGACGTGTACATcccaaaaacaagctgtttgGGCGAGCCTTGTCTGATATTTGTCAGAAAGATGGGTGTCCTCCCAAACCAATTATG GATATCCTTACATTGCTGCTGAGAACGGGTCTGTGCACCGAGGGGGTGTTCAGGAAGGCAGGCAACGCCAGAGCGCTGAGAGAGATCAAGGCGCAGCTCAACGATGGGATAGAAGTGGATCTGAATAATCAGTCAGTCTTTTTGCTTGCGGATCTTGTCAAG CATTTTCTTAAAGAACTGCCTGGCAGTTTGCTAATGGTGGAGAAGACCAAATCCTGGATGACTGCAATGGAAAAGGAAGATGAAGTTCagaagtgtgctgaaatcaaaat GGTGATCAGCACGCTTCCTGAGCCAAATATTCAGCTCTTGAAACACTTGATTGTTCTACTCCACCTTATAAGTGAGAACGCAGAAATGAACAAGATGGGTCCTCTCAATCTAGCTACATGTGTTTCCCCCAACTTGCTCCAAACAGACAACTTGGAAAAGACGGAAGAG GTGACAAAGCTGACAAAGTTTCTCATTGAGAACTGCAATAAAATATTTGGTGAGGATGCAATGATGCTCTTTGGAGACTCCGATGAAGATGAACTCAGTGATAACCAAG ACTCTTTCTCTTCACACCATCATGACTCTGCGTATGACAGTAATGACCCTGATGCAGACAAGGGGAGTTATTCTGACATGGACTCCATCAAATCCGGCGTTGAAGAGGGAGCCCAGAAACATTCCAGCACCGTTGAACCTTGGACTACAAAACTGTTGACTCGCAGACGCTCAGAACCAGCAATCGTCTTCACCGAGGGAGTTCGGCACCTGGTCCTCTCTAGGAGCCAGACAGAAATGGACTTTTATGACAAACAATTAACAAAACAGATCTCCGATGACTGTATTGTGTTTAGAGCAGGTAACAGCTTGGGGAAAAGCTGTTGTTTGCCACCTAAAACTGGGGCCAGGACAACCTCTAAAGGCTCGTATTGTTCTTCAAGTTCACTTGAGAGTTGTTTCTCCAGTGCTTCAGAGAGCTCAATCCATAGCTCTCCAATCATGCCTTCATGCAATCAGAGAAAGGCCCTTTCACGCAAACATTCGTATCCCACCCGCCCATCGGCACCTGCACCGAATCGCTGTGAGACCCCAAAAAGACGTTCGCAATCGATGAAGAGCGCACATATCAGAAGCAGGACTGTCTTCGGGCGAAGTGGCTCCACCAAACGGGCCATCGAGAGAGCTCTACGCCATAGTCAGACCGAACCCGAGCTACCGAATCCTAATCCGGAGCCGAGATTCTTGTCTAGCGAGGAGATTTTCCAGCAGGTGGACAGCAGGATACCAAGCGATCCTCCAAGTTATCAGCAAGCAGTTGAGGACAATTCCCACGTAGCTCTCTCGAGCCGTAAATCGCTGACTGTTCATGATGTCAGATGTCTGTCGAAGAAAACATGCAACTGCTCCAGATCCTCAAGTGAAGAAACATTGGATTCACCTTCTGGGAATGAACATTTTGATATCCACAACAGAGACAGTAAAGAGACATGTTGTGATAGTATGAGTGGATCCTCCTCAGAGTTGAGACAGAGGAGCACATCTGAATCTGTGTGTGAAGCGTCACTACCAGAGTGGTGCAGTCAGGAACATCTCAGAGAGACATATGTGTGA
- the ezra gene encoding ezrin a isoform X1, giving the protein MPKPINVRVTTMDAELEFAIQSVTSGKQLFEQVVKTVGLREVWYFGLQYTDNKGFLTWLKLEKKVSSQDVKQENPLQFKFRAKHYPEDVSEELIQDITKKLFFLQVKEGILSDEIYCPPETAVLLASYSVQAKFGDYSPESHKAGYLSSERLLPQRVLDQHKLSKEQWEERIQIWHEEHRAILKEDAMLEYLKISQDLEMYGVNYFDIKNKKGTDLWLGVDALGLNIYEKDDRLTPKIGFPWSEIRNISFNDKKFIIKPIDKKSPDFVFYASRLRINKRILHLCMGNHELYMQRRKPDTIEVQQMKAQAREEKHQRQMERAQLENEKKKREAIEKEKEMVEREKQEMMMKLFQFEEQTKKVERDLREQFERARVLEEERRRVEEEAARLEAERQAALMAKEELARQAEDQMKTQEQLAADLAEYTAKIALLEEARRVKEEEANEWQNRAKEVQDDLEKTREELQHVMASPVTAAPMAAPMAARAMMEEPLENDHDDHEENNSTYSAEFLVEGIEDHRNEEERITEAEKNERVQKQLMALSSELADARDNSKKTQNDILHNENVLAGRDKYKTLRQIRMGNTKQRIDEFEAL; this is encoded by the exons ATGCCTAAGCCT ATCAATGTCCGTGTCACCACTATGGATGCCGAGCTGGAATTTGCAATCCAGTCGGTTACATCAGGCAAACAGCTCTTTGAGCAG GTGGTTAAGACGGTGGGTTTGCGTGAGGTCTGGTACTTTGGTCTGCAGTACACGGACAACAAAGGCTTTCTGACATGGCTGAAACTggaaaaaaag GTGTCCTCTCAAGATGTAAAGCAAGAGAACCCTCTGCAGTTTAAGTTTCGGGCCAAACACTACCCTGAGGATGTGTCTGAGGAACTGATTCAGGACATCACAAAAAAGCTTTTCTTCCTTCAAGTGAAGGAAGGCATCTTGAGCGATGAGATCTACTGCCCCCCGGAGACAGCAGTGCTACTGGCCTCATATTCTGTACAGGCCAAGTTTGGAGACTACTCACCGGAATCCCACAAAGCTGGATACCTGTCGTCTGAGCGGCTCCTGCCTCAGAG AGTGCTTGACCAGCACAAACTGTCTAAAGAACAATGGGAGGAGAGGATCCAGATTTGGCATGAGGAGCACAGAGCAATCCTCAA GGAAGATGCCATGCTGGAGTATCTAAAGATCTCACAGGATTTGGAGATGTATGGCGTCAATTATTTTGACATCAAGAACAAGAAAGGAACAGACCTGTGGTTAGGCGTGGATGCTTTGGGTCTTAACATCTATGAAAAAGATGACAG ACTGACTCCAAAGATTGGATTTCCTTGGAGTGAAATAAGGAACATCTCATTCAACGACAAGAAGTTCATAATTAAACCCATTGACAAAAAGTCTCCT GACTTTGTGTTCTATGCGTCTCGTCTACGTATTAACAAGCGCATCCTGCACCTGTGCATGGGAAACCATGAACTTTACATGCAACGCAGGAAACCTGATACCATTGAGGTGCAGCAGATGAAGGCACAAGCCAGAGAGGAGAAACACCAGAGACAGATGGAGAG AGCCCAGCTAGagaatgagaagaaaaaaagggaggcaatagagaaagaaaaagagatggtggagagagagaagcagGAGATGATGATGAAGCTTTTCCAGTTTGAAGAGCAGACCAAAAAGGTTGAGAGAG ATCTGAGAGAGCAGTTTGAGAGGGCACGGGTATTGGAGGAAGAGAGGCGACGAGTAGAGGAAGAGGCAGCACGTTTGGAGGCTGAGAGACAGGCGGCACTGATGGCTAAAGAAGAGCTGGCCAGGCAAGCTGAGGATCAGATGAAAACTCAGGAACAACTG GCAGCAGATCTGGCTGAGTACACTGCAAAGATTGCCTTGCTGGAGGAAGCCAGGAGAGTCAAGGAAGAGGAAGCCAATGAATGGCAGAACAGG GCTAAAGAGGTGCAGGATGATCTGGAGAAGACCCGTGAGGAGTTGCAGCATGTTATGGCGTCCCCTGTGACTGCTGCCCCCATGGCTGCCCCCATGGCTGCCCGGGCCATGATGGAGGAGCCCTTGGAGAACGATCATGATGATCATGAGGAGAACAATAGCACCTACAGTGCTGAGTTCCTTGTGGAGGGCATAGAGGACCACCGCAATGAGGAGGAGCGCATCACAGAGGCAGAGAAGAACGAACGTGTGCAGAAACAGCTCATG gCCCTGAGCTCTGAGCTGGCCGATGCCCGAGATAACTCTAAGAAGACTCAGAACGACATTCTGCACAATGAAAATGTACTAGCCGGGAGGGACAAGTACAAGACGCTTCGTCAGATCCGCATGGGCAACACCAAGCAGAGAATAGATGAGTTTGAAGCCTTGTAG